The Candidatus Neomarinimicrobiota bacterium region GCATATTGATTCTCCTTGTGATTCTTCTTCTGGTTACCCGTGATACGATCAATAAACAACCCAGGAACATCGTACTCATGATTGGGGACGGTATGGGTGTTGCACAAGTAACTACAGGGCGTATTTATCGTTATCCCATGAATCTGGAACGCTTTGGTATTATGGGATTGGCAACGACATATTCGAGTAACCGGTTTATTACCGATTCCGCAGCGGGTGCAACGGCTCTGGGAACCGGCCATAAAACGGATAACGGAGTTATTTCCATGTCCCCCGAAAGAGATGTGTATCCCACCATCGCCGAACAGGCAAAAAAGCTGGGGAAAAGTGCGGGTGTCGTGGCTACAACAGGTATTACTCATGCAACACCGGCTGTTTTTATTTCCCATGTGAAAAGTCGGGGCATGCAGGATGTGATTGCAGAACAAATTGCCGATGGTTCCTGGGATGTTCTTTTTGGTGCCGGTTGGGGATACTTTGTTCCACAGAATGTTGAAGGAAGCCTGCGGACCGATGATAAAAATCTCCTGGATGTCTTGAAAAGTAAAATGCAGGTTGCTTTAACTCCGGAAGAATTCAAAACCCTGAAGGATAAACCGGCGGCGGCCTTGTTAGAACGGGCCAACGATTTCCCCAAAGCTTCTGAAGGTTTTGAAATTACTCTGGAGATGATGACCCGCAAAGCTCTGGATATCCTGTCTAACAACAATAAAGGTTTTTTTCTTATGGTGGAAGGCTCCCAGATAGACTGGGGCGGACATGCAAACGATATGGAATATATTCGGGATGAAATGCTGGCTTTTGATGATGCCGTCGGGGCGGTCCTGGATTTTGCGGAAGAGGACAGGAACACCCTGGTTATTGTAACATCAGATCACGAAACAGGGGGGATGACTATATTAAGCGGCGATTATGAAAATCATGAATTGCTGGGGTATGATTTTGCCACGAAGGGACATTCAGGCGTCATGGTCCCCGTCTTCAGCTATGGCCCGTCTGCAGCCCTGTTCGGCGGTATGCAGGACAATACCGATATCGGGAAAAAGATGCTCCGGTTGTGGAACTGATTTCAGTCTGAGCAGATATAATACCTGATGAATGCTTGATATATTGCCGTTTTAACTTTTGTGGAATGAATCCCGGAATTGTTATATTTCCTGAAAATGGAGAAAACTATGAAAAAAATACTCTGGTTTTGTTTACTGATGGTGATTCTGGTGGCACTTACATCCTGCATCCCCGGAAACGGATCCTATACACCCGACAGACCGGCCGGCTTTTTCTGGGGGATCTGGCATGGCTGGCTGGCTCCCTTGTCCCTCATTGTTCAATGGTTTGTCCCGAAAATTCAGCTGTATGAACCTGTGAATACAGGATGGTGGTATGATTTCGGCTTTTATCTCGGCATTTTAGGGGGATTTGGCGGACTCAGTCTCAGCCGCCGGAGGAGCAGGAGTAAACGGATGTAATCATGGGTTCTGAAACTCTTTCTCATATTCTGAAAGGACTCGGACTCCCTGAAGATTATGGAAAAAAAAGGGGCTTACCTTTCTGTGGGGAGGCAAAATTTTTAGTTAAGAT contains the following coding sequences:
- a CDS encoding alkaline phosphatase; protein product: MRKKDISQLAIIGILILLVILLLVTRDTINKQPRNIVLMIGDGMGVAQVTTGRIYRYPMNLERFGIMGLATTYSSNRFITDSAAGATALGTGHKTDNGVISMSPERDVYPTIAEQAKKLGKSAGVVATTGITHATPAVFISHVKSRGMQDVIAEQIADGSWDVLFGAGWGYFVPQNVEGSLRTDDKNLLDVLKSKMQVALTPEEFKTLKDKPAAALLERANDFPKASEGFEITLEMMTRKALDILSNNNKGFFLMVEGSQIDWGGHANDMEYIRDEMLAFDDAVGAVLDFAEEDRNTLVIVTSDHETGGMTILSGDYENHELLGYDFATKGHSGVMVPVFSYGPSAALFGGMQDNTDIGKKMLRLWN